The sequence below is a genomic window from Piliocolobus tephrosceles isolate RC106 chromosome 8, ASM277652v3, whole genome shotgun sequence.
CAAAGCGATTGGACCTGTGGGAGTTCTGTTGTGGGTGGTTCCCGGAACTGTGGGCGGGCGATTTCACCCAGGGCTCCCTCTGCTTTGTGTCTTGTAGAATGTCGTTCTCTCAGGAGGCTCCACCATGTTCAGGGATTTCGGACGCCGACTACAGAGGGATTTGAAGAGAGTGGTGGATGCTAGGCTGAGGCTCAGCGAGGAGCTCAGCGGCGGGAGGATCAAGGTAGGAGCCAGGGGCCTCCACGTGGTGCCTGGGGCTTCTGCGCCAGGCCTGACTCGGGCCCTCCTGACGCAGAGCTGGAGGAGCTTGTCTGCGTCGCGTGAAATGAAAACAAGTGTGCATCGCTTTCTGAGCTGCATTTTGACATGACCGCGGAGGTTTGCTGCCTGAGGTCCTTCCAGGCTGGTAGTTCAGACCGATGGTCCTGACGACACAGCAGTGGCAGCTTCACACTCTCCCTGACCATACCTGCCAGCAGTTTCCTTTTGTGTTGTAGAGATCAGGCCTGGGGTGTAATGACCAGTGTCCCAAGGAGATGGGACTGATTTACGGTGAGGATCTCTCCTATCCTTCGGAAATGTTctcattaaatgaaaataactgaTGTTAGCAGGGAGTTAAGGCGTTTCTCCAAGATAGTCATTCCTAAGTAGCTGGTGATCACTGTGGGCTTCTAACCAAGAGTGGGCTTCGATAGCGGCAGTGGGCGCAAGGAAGAGAGTGCACGAGTCCACTGTTGGAaaagcagtttctttttcttttcttttttttttttttggagacagagtctcgctctgccgcccaggctggagtgcagtgtcgagatctcggctcactgcaagctccgcctcccaggttcacaccattctcctgcctcagcctcctgaatagctgggactaaaggtgcgcccgccaccacacctggctaattttttgtatttttagtggagacggggtttcactgtgttagccaggatggtctccatcacctgacctcgtgatctacctgcattggcctcccaaagtgctgggattacaggcatgagccacctcacccagccggAAAAGCACAGTTTCTTTTAGTATTTTGGGGATGGTTAATCTTATTTGGGATGATCTCTGCAGTGCCAGAACATTTGATATGTTTGGTCAAAGAAAAGCAGTGAGGTTAATTGCTTGGATTTTGTGCTTTTGTGCTTTAATGCTTTCAGCCTTGTGAGAGGCAGGTTCTGCTTGCTGGGCGCACTGTGTTCCTTTGAGCCCTGGGGGCTGGGATTGTGGTGGGTCTTGGGGGGATTTGGCAGCAGGGGTCAGAGTCACTGAGTGCTGGGTGTGAGGTTGTGCTTGTGCCAGTAAGAGGAGGGCGGCCCCGGGTGAAGCCGTGGTCTTGTCAGCTGGGGGATGATTGGATCACAGATGTGTCTGTGCGCGTGGAGTAAGTGAGAGCTGCTTTCTCTTCCAGCCAAAGCCTGTGGAGGTCCAGGTGGTCACTCATCACATGCAGCGCTACGCCGTGTGGTTCGGAGGCTCCATGCTGGCCTCGACTGTAAGTCCCTCTCTCGGGGGCTCTGTGTGTCCATTCCCGTGCTCTCTGTTGAGTTTGGGTAACTATCGTCTATGAAGGTGAAATAGTGTGTGCCCTAATCGTGTGGCTCTAAACAGACAgttctgtaaaatagaaattatatcttttttttttttttttttgagatggagttttactctgtcacccaggctggagtttagtggcgcgatctcaactcactgcaacctctgcctcccaggtttaagcagttctcctgcctctgcgtcctgagtagctgggactataggcgtttaccaccacgcctggctaatttttttgggttgtatttttagtagcgatggggtttcgccatgttggccaggctggtcttga
It includes:
- the LOC113223013 gene encoding actin-related protein 3B-like isoform X3 — protein: MDGHNVVLSGGSTMFRDFGRRLQRDLKRVVDARLRLSEELSGGRIKPKPVEVQVVTHHMQRYAVWFGGSMLASTPEFFQVCHTKKDYEEYGPSICRHNPVFGVMS
- the LOC113223013 gene encoding uncharacterized protein LOC113223013 isoform X2 codes for the protein MLGDLSNICCWQVTRGEISLYRHSGWKWSRTQVEDEVTGGFSRWKTRSLVASPGGRPGHWSLLQVEGQRLQNVVLSGGSTMFRDFGRRLQRDLKRVVDARLRLSEELSGGRIKRSGLGCNDQCPKEMGLIYAKACGGPGGHSSHAALRRVVRRLHAGLDSRVLSGLPHQEGL
- the LOC113223013 gene encoding actin-related protein 3B-like isoform X4 — encoded protein: MFRDFGRRLQRDLKRVVDARLRLSEELSGGRIKPKPVEVQVVTHHMQRYAVWFGGSMLASTPEFFQVCHTKKDYEEYGPSICRHNPVFGVMS